A stretch of the Tannerella serpentiformis genome encodes the following:
- a CDS encoding FtsX-like permease family protein: MMTNYFLSAFRSLTKRGRNHGMKILSLGVGLAMGLVLIAKVFFEQSYDTFYPDADRIYRMNEIYVINGELKNHEQVSGGVAVGMRQDVAGVQQATRCTWIYIGNVYTDDKKKISINMIAADDSFFNVLPRPMLQGNAEKILSAPRGDRLIMVSKALADKLGGDVVGKILRAENWGGEVLTIGGVFETIPENATLKYDAVISIDLLRTPDFDGTMNWIGNDRYMAFVKLQPGVSADSLSDAMHAMQEKHQDLEQLKKAGVELSYSLTPLNDLHDSLPEVRRMTWLLLLLAFALVFTAVMNYVLIVVSSLVSRTKEVAVHKCYGASGRDIVRMILSETFLHLILSLLLAVALILAFRATVEELLDASLGALFTTRSLIFLFAICLVVFLTAGLLPGRLFARIPVAAAFRHFSTHRRRWKLALLAVQFMAVGFLLSLLVVIALQYRRMIDDDPGYRYENLAYVSMGGIDSTLRRKLIDEAQRLPELSAVSTFYQPFFTGTSGNNVYLPNDSRELFNIADLYECGNGFLEALEVPIIAGKSFTEDVAWSHEVMVSQRFVDKMKAFADWRDGAVGKQILVTEHSGANNDEPFTICGVYDDIRIGTIQEEDERPSILFYSSDPEESNYLLLKFHHMTPEAMQHVRQELQKLMPDREVELCDWRAEMAARYADTQRFRNAVMIGVVITLLISLVGLMGYTGDEINRRRKEIAVRKINGATLGEVLHLFERDIIRIAAPALVVGCGAAAYVATLWQTGFSEKISLAWYLFALSGLLLLCLIVVVVALHVRRAAAENPVKSIKSE; encoded by the coding sequence TATTTCCTCTCGGCTTTTCGTTCGCTGACTAAACGCGGGCGAAATCATGGCATGAAAATCCTCTCGCTCGGTGTCGGGCTGGCGATGGGGCTGGTGCTGATTGCCAAGGTCTTTTTTGAGCAGTCGTACGATACGTTCTATCCGGATGCAGACCGTATTTATCGCATGAATGAGATATATGTAATAAACGGAGAGCTCAAAAATCATGAACAGGTTAGTGGCGGTGTGGCCGTAGGTATGCGGCAGGATGTGGCGGGTGTGCAGCAAGCCACGCGTTGCACCTGGATCTATATCGGGAACGTGTACACCGACGACAAGAAAAAAATCTCGATAAATATGATCGCGGCGGACGACTCCTTTTTTAATGTCCTCCCGAGGCCGATGCTGCAAGGCAACGCGGAGAAAATCCTTAGCGCGCCGAGGGGCGATCGGTTGATCATGGTCTCTAAAGCGTTGGCGGATAAGCTCGGGGGAGATGTCGTGGGAAAAATCCTCCGGGCGGAAAACTGGGGGGGAGAGGTGCTGACCATCGGCGGCGTGTTTGAGACGATCCCGGAAAACGCCACGCTCAAATATGACGCCGTGATTTCGATCGATCTGCTTCGCACGCCCGATTTTGACGGCACGATGAATTGGATCGGAAACGATCGATATATGGCTTTCGTCAAATTGCAGCCGGGCGTTTCGGCAGATAGCCTTTCCGACGCCATGCACGCTATGCAGGAAAAACATCAGGATCTGGAGCAGTTAAAAAAGGCCGGTGTGGAGCTGAGCTACTCCCTCACGCCCCTGAACGACCTTCACGACAGTCTGCCCGAAGTGCGCCGGATGACGTGGCTGCTTCTTTTGCTTGCGTTTGCGCTTGTTTTTACGGCGGTCATGAATTATGTGCTGATCGTCGTCTCTTCCTTAGTGTCGAGAACGAAGGAAGTGGCTGTGCATAAATGTTATGGCGCCTCGGGACGCGATATTGTCCGAATGATCCTTTCCGAAACGTTCCTCCATTTGATCCTTTCACTGCTGCTTGCCGTCGCCCTCATTCTGGCTTTTCGCGCGACGGTTGAAGAGCTGCTCGACGCCTCGCTGGGGGCACTCTTTACGACGCGCAGCCTTATTTTTTTGTTCGCCATTTGCCTCGTGGTCTTCCTCACGGCCGGATTATTGCCCGGTAGACTCTTCGCGCGGATCCCCGTGGCCGCCGCTTTCCGCCATTTTTCGACCCATCGGCGCCGCTGGAAGCTCGCCCTGCTGGCGGTGCAATTCATGGCGGTCGGATTCCTCCTTTCGCTGCTCGTGGTGATTGCCCTGCAATACCGCCGCATGATCGACGACGATCCGGGATATCGCTACGAAAACCTCGCCTATGTCAGTATGGGCGGGATAGACTCCACGCTGCGCCGCAAGCTGATCGATGAGGCGCAGAGGCTGCCCGAGCTGTCCGCCGTGTCTACATTTTATCAGCCATTTTTTACCGGGACATCTGGCAACAATGTTTATCTGCCCAATGACAGCCGCGAGCTGTTCAACATAGCCGATCTCTACGAGTGTGGAAACGGATTTTTAGAAGCACTTGAAGTGCCCATCATCGCGGGAAAGAGCTTTACAGAAGATGTCGCATGGTCGCACGAAGTGATGGTCAGTCAGCGCTTTGTGGATAAGATGAAAGCGTTTGCAGATTGGAGGGATGGCGCTGTGGGCAAACAAATTTTAGTCACGGAACATAGTGGTGCAAACAACGACGAGCCTTTTACGATCTGTGGCGTCTATGATGACATTCGGATCGGAACGATTCAAGAGGAAGACGAGCGTCCTTCGATTCTGTTTTATAGTTCTGATCCGGAAGAATCGAACTATTTGCTTCTGAAGTTCCACCACATGACGCCCGAAGCCATGCAACACGTTCGGCAGGAGCTTCAAAAGTTGATGCCCGACCGTGAAGTGGAGCTGTGCGATTGGCGCGCGGAGATGGCCGCCCGTTATGCTGATACGCAGCGCTTCCGCAATGCCGTCATGATCGGTGTTGTGATTACGCTGCTCATCTCCCTCGTCGGATTAATGGGTTATACAGGTGACGAGATCAATCGCCGGCGCAAGGAAATCGCTGTTCGCAAAATCAACGGGGCCACCCTGGGCGAAGTATTGCATCTTTTTGAACGCGACATCATTCGCATTGCGGCGCCCGCCCTTGTTGTAGGTTGTGGCGCAGCCGCCTACGTCGCCACTTTATGGCAAACAGGATTCAGCGAGAAAATTTCGCTCGCGTGGTACCTCTTTGCCCTTTCCGGGCTCCTTCTCCTGTGCCTCATCGTCGTTGTTGTTGCGCTGCATGTGCGACGCGCGGCGGCGGAAAATCCCGTGAAGAGTATCAAGAGCGAATAA
- a CDS encoding ABC transporter ATP-binding protein — translation MIKVENLTKYFETEEIQTIALNKVSLEVADGEFVAIMGPSGCGKSTLLNILGLLDNPTEGNYYLDGREVGHLREKERTEVRKGQIGFVFQSFNLIDELNVFENVELPLTYLGIKASERKERVQNILKRMSISHRGRHFPQQLSGGQQQRVAIARAVVANPKLILADEPTGNLDSKNGLEVIRLLNDLHDEGTTIVMVTHSQHDAGFANRIINLFDGQIVNTTRL, via the coding sequence ATGATCAAAGTAGAGAATCTGACAAAGTATTTTGAGACCGAAGAGATCCAAACCATCGCCCTGAATAAGGTCTCGTTAGAAGTGGCGGACGGAGAATTTGTGGCTATTATGGGCCCGTCAGGTTGCGGCAAGTCCACCTTGCTCAATATTTTAGGCCTGCTGGACAACCCGACCGAGGGTAACTATTATCTGGACGGCCGCGAAGTGGGACATCTCCGCGAAAAGGAACGCACCGAAGTGCGCAAAGGGCAGATAGGCTTCGTGTTCCAAAGTTTCAATCTGATCGATGAGCTGAATGTTTTTGAGAACGTAGAATTACCCCTGACGTATCTCGGCATCAAAGCATCGGAGCGAAAGGAACGCGTGCAGAACATCTTGAAGCGAATGAGCATCAGTCATCGGGGGCGACATTTCCCGCAGCAGCTTTCTGGCGGCCAACAGCAACGCGTGGCAATTGCCAGGGCCGTTGTTGCGAATCCAAAATTGATCCTGGCGGACGAGCCGACAGGAAATTTGGACTCAAAAAATGGCTTGGAAGTGATCCGTCTCCTTAACGACCTGCATGACGAAGGCACGACGATCGTCATGGTGACTCACTCGCAGCATGATGCAGGCTTTGCGAATCGCATCATCAACCTTTTCGACGGACAAATTGTGAATACAACGCGTTTATAA
- a CDS encoding ABC transporter permease: MHTIYRNLLSIFRRFKMATLFNLCGLAVAFSAFMTILMQVEYDYTFDHFDPNYSRIFRVEFVHKEGGVQAILSRPMIETLIASSPHIQAGTYQNMDYDFVFSIENGADKKKFRELYQTVSPGFTDVFHFDFVEGSPDVLKTPDQVMIPESMARKIFGQESAVGKKLINPYLTPTVGAVYRDFPDNTLVSNVIYHAISEQENKTNWGNWNYTAFIRVDDAANLPTIEENFKKHFTNVLKEQFGAEGVAEWEAVGADLRFTPLPDVHFVSNVQFDNMPKANAQALHVLTAIAFVVLLIAGINFTNFSIALTPMRIRSINTQKVLGSSVGNIRRALVAESTLISLAAYILAVGLVALFARSPLSALVTTDLGILSHKVVVGATAFIALCTGLAAGLYPAFYMTSFPPALILKGSFGLSTRGRALRNALIGVQYFASFALIIGAGCMYLQNHFMQHAPLGYERDQIIIAELSDEGRLHPETFMNKIKSYAGVSGITRSEQILSSADSYMTWGRDYRGKQIDYVVIPVEASFLDVLGISVSEGRTFRTEDALTRHGAYVFNERAKQEYGLELGAMIDSTQIVGFMSDVKFASFRNAVEPMAFYVWGKENWGNNSRYVYIRMKAGTDMRAAMEHVQSVLKELDPDYPFNVFFFDKVLQQLYEKERAVGSLITLFSAIAIFISMVGVFGLVVFDSEYKRKEIGIRKVFGSSTRQILVRFNRTYFKIVIVCFVIAAPVAYYGVSQWLTNFAYRTPIRWWIFALAFIAVTAITFFTVTFQNWRAANANPVDSLKSE, encoded by the coding sequence ATGCATACGATATACAGAAATCTCCTGAGCATTTTTCGCCGATTCAAGATGGCGACCCTTTTTAATTTATGCGGGTTGGCGGTGGCTTTTTCTGCCTTCATGACAATCCTCATGCAAGTGGAATATGATTATACTTTTGATCATTTTGACCCAAACTATTCGCGGATATTCCGTGTGGAGTTTGTGCATAAAGAGGGCGGAGTGCAAGCAATCCTTAGTAGGCCCATGATTGAAACGCTCATTGCTTCATCACCTCATATTCAGGCGGGAACGTATCAAAACATGGATTATGATTTTGTTTTTTCCATAGAAAATGGTGCTGACAAAAAGAAATTTCGAGAACTGTATCAAACCGTTTCTCCGGGATTTACCGACGTCTTCCACTTTGATTTTGTAGAAGGCTCGCCAGATGTCTTGAAGACTCCCGATCAAGTGATGATCCCCGAGAGTATGGCCCGCAAGATATTTGGCCAGGAATCAGCAGTCGGGAAAAAGCTCATCAACCCATATCTCACGCCGACGGTGGGTGCGGTGTATCGCGACTTCCCCGATAACACGCTGGTGAGTAACGTGATTTATCACGCCATCTCAGAGCAAGAGAATAAAACGAACTGGGGCAATTGGAACTACACCGCCTTTATTCGGGTGGACGACGCGGCCAACCTCCCGACCATTGAAGAGAACTTCAAAAAGCATTTTACGAATGTCTTGAAGGAACAATTCGGAGCGGAAGGTGTCGCGGAGTGGGAAGCGGTAGGTGCCGACCTGCGTTTTACTCCCCTGCCGGATGTGCACTTCGTTTCTAATGTGCAGTTTGACAACATGCCGAAAGCCAACGCCCAAGCCCTGCATGTGTTGACGGCCATCGCATTCGTCGTGCTCCTGATCGCGGGAATAAATTTCACCAACTTCAGCATCGCACTCACGCCCATGCGCATTCGAAGCATCAACACGCAGAAAGTACTCGGGAGTTCGGTCGGGAATATCCGCCGCGCTTTGGTGGCAGAGTCTACTTTGATCAGTTTGGCCGCATACATTTTAGCGGTAGGGCTTGTTGCGCTCTTTGCGCGTAGTCCGCTTTCTGCATTAGTCACTACCGACCTCGGAATTTTATCGCACAAAGTCGTTGTAGGAGCAACGGCGTTCATTGCTTTATGCACCGGACTTGCAGCGGGCCTTTATCCGGCTTTTTATATGACGTCTTTTCCGCCCGCACTCATTCTGAAAGGCAGTTTTGGCCTATCCACACGCGGACGGGCCTTGCGCAACGCCCTGATTGGTGTGCAATACTTTGCATCCTTCGCGCTCATCATCGGGGCGGGGTGTATGTATTTGCAAAATCACTTTATGCAGCACGCACCGTTGGGTTACGAACGTGATCAGATCATTATTGCCGAGCTGAGCGATGAGGGCCGATTGCATCCGGAGACTTTTATGAACAAAATCAAGTCGTACGCAGGTGTTTCAGGCATTACGCGCTCCGAACAAATCCTATCCAGTGCGGATTCATACATGACTTGGGGCCGGGATTATCGCGGCAAACAGATAGATTACGTAGTCATCCCCGTGGAAGCTTCGTTCCTCGATGTTTTGGGCATTTCGGTCAGCGAGGGGCGAACGTTCCGAACGGAAGATGCCCTTACACGGCATGGGGCATATGTATTTAATGAACGCGCAAAGCAAGAATATGGGCTGGAATTAGGCGCGATGATCGACAGCACCCAAATCGTCGGCTTTATGTCAGACGTGAAGTTTGCATCGTTCCGTAATGCAGTCGAGCCGATGGCATTCTATGTGTGGGGAAAGGAAAATTGGGGAAACAACTCCCGCTACGTTTATATCCGTATGAAAGCGGGCACAGATATGCGTGCCGCAATGGAGCATGTACAGTCTGTGCTGAAAGAATTGGATCCGGACTATCCGTTCAACGTATTTTTCTTCGATAAAGTCCTCCAGCAACTCTACGAGAAGGAGCGCGCCGTCGGTTCTTTGATCACGCTGTTCAGCGCGATAGCCATTTTCATCTCGATGGTAGGCGTGTTCGGCCTCGTGGTCTTCGACAGCGAGTATAAAAGGAAGGAGATCGGCATCCGGAAGGTTTTTGGCTCGTCCACGAGGCAGATTCTGGTTCGTTTTAATCGCACCTATTTCAAGATTGTGATCGTGTGCTTCGTCATAGCCGCCCCCGTCGCCTATTATGGCGTGTCGCAATGGCTCACGAACTTCGCCTACCGCACGCCGATCCGCTGGTGGATCTTCGCACTCGCATTTATCGCCGTGACAGCGATCACGTTTTTCACGGTAACGTTTCAGAACTGGCGCGCCGCCAATGCCAATCCGGTAGACAGCCTCAAGAGCGAATAA